In one window of Saccharomyces paradoxus chromosome VII, complete sequence DNA:
- the EFG1 gene encoding Efg1p (similar to YGR271C), with protein sequence MANLQRKRSKALGSSLEMSQIMDAGTNKIKRRIRDLERLLKKKKDILPSTVIIEKERNLQALRLELQNNELKSKIKANAKKYHMVRFFEKKKALRKYNRLLKKIKESGADDKELQEKLRATKIELCYVINFPKTEKYIALYPNDTPSTDPKGVELTNLRREQFLKLVAERMDANALNVSFEEILMGKKLDEDSVGLTLSPNEDHKDGSQASSTQEIKEMEEVVEDEKDDFFE encoded by the coding sequence ATGGCTAACTTacagaggaaaagaagcaaGGCTCTTGGGTCATCTCTAGAGATGTCCCAGATAATGGATGCAGGaacaaacaaaatcaaaagaagaataagaGATTTAGAAAGattattaaaaaagaagaaagatatATTGCCCTCCACAGtaataatagaaaaggaaagaaatttgCAAGCTTTACGTTTGGAATTGCAGAATAACGAACTTAAGAGTAAAATTAAGGCCAATGCTAAAAAATACCATATGGTAAGATTcttcgaaaagaaaaaagcattGAGAAAATACAACagattattgaaaaaaataaaagaatcTGGCGCAGATGATAAAGagttacaagaaaaattgagagCCACTAAGATTGAGTTATGTTACGTAATAAATTTTCCGAAAACTGAGAAGTATATCGCACTATATCCGAATGATACACCATCCACAGACCCGAAGGGCGTAGAATTGACGAATCTTAGAAGAGAACAATTTCTTAAGTTAGTGGCTGAAAGAATGGATGCAAACGCGTTAAACGtatcttttgaagagaTTTTAATGGGTAAGAAATTGGATGAAGATTCCGTTGGATTAACATTATCACCTAATGAAGACCATAAGGATGGATCACAGGCATCATCCACACAAgagataaaagaaatggaagaagtcgtggaagatgaaaaggacGACTTTTTTGAGTAG
- a CDS encoding uncharacterized protein (similar to YGR273C), with translation MQRFESPERIEKDDDISRIKLRSSSLAAPILEAVQEAQPFEEATFSNIQKIHPLTENSTCNGYATYDKDGNLKFMKDTFGRNINTPDISNPTRARNERPLDTIRGFEYSITKDPRWLQELETFKLGFETRPGFAVINRDSQASINLSQLEEKVMENQKKKEKNHMSWLSRLLCK, from the coding sequence atgCAACGTTTCGAAAGCCCAGAAAGGATTGAAAAGGATGATGATATATCAAGAATTAAATTGCGTTCTTCTTCGTTAGCCGCCCCAATTCTCGAAGCTGTTCAAGAAGCCCAGCCTTTTGAAGAAGCTACTTTTTCTAACATCCAAAAGATACATCCTTTGACAGAAAACTCAACATGCAATGGCTACGCTACATATGATAAAGATGGAAATTTGAAGTTCATGAAGGATACATTTGGTAGAAACATAAATACGCCCGATATTTCAAATCCAACTAGAgcaagaaatgaaagacCCTTGGACACAATACGTGGATTTGAATACTCCATAACAAAAGATCCCCGCTGGTTACAAGAGCTGGAAACATTCAAATTGGGATTCGAAACCAGACCTGGATTTGCCGTCATCAATCGAGATTCACAGGcttcaataaatttatCTCAACTGGAAGAGAAAGTTATGgagaaccaaaaaaaaaaggagaaaaacCACATGTCATGGCTTTCTCGGTTACTTTGCAAGTGA
- the TAF1 gene encoding histone acetyltransferase (TFIID subunit, involved in RNA pol II transcription initiation~similar to YGR274C): MVKQQGSRKTNLTNEDEAYEAIFGGEFGSLEIGSYIGGDEGANSKDYTEHLPDAVDFEDEDELADDDDDDLSEETDANLHPTMMTMGAYDDGNENGAILGMDSNSLNLQLPELNGDLSQQFILEDDGGTPATSNALFVGMDANEIHLATETGVLDGSGGNEIGHSQLSISNVNANNMSINDGFTMEPEIPDNKHKKPTKLDLINHEKYLLKKYFPDFEKGKILKWNKLIYRRYVPYHWHRETSRVKKPFMPLNLKFKVQQDDKRVFNSRTTSYVAPIYQGKNNLLQDSSFASRRGLIHVSIDELFPIKEQQKKRKIIHDEKTISEDLLIATDDWDQEKIIDQGTSSTTSLTEASITPNLKSSSRYKLKSLVEDVAEDWQWDEDMIIDANLKESKHAELNMNDEKLLLMVENANNLAQQKRQLDSSNLILPINETILQQKFNLSNDDKYQILKKTHQTKVRSTISNLNIQHSQPAINLQSPFYKVAVPRYQLRHFHRENFGSHIRPGTKIVFSKLKARKRKRDKGKDVKESFSTSQDLTIGDTAPVYLMEYSEQTPVALSKFGMANKLINYYRKANEQDTLRPKLPVGETHVLGVQDKSPFWNFGFVEPGHIVPTLYNNMIRAPVFKHDISGTDFLLTKSSGFGISNRFYLRNINHLFTVGQTFPVEEIPGPNSRKVTSMKATRLKMIIYRILNHNHSKAISIDPIAKHFPDQDYGQNRQKVKEFMKYQRDGPEKGLWRLKDDEKLLDNEAVKSLITPEQISQVESMSQGLQFQDDNEAYNFDSKLKSLEENLLPWNITKNFINSTQMRAMIQIHGVGDPTGCGEGFSFLKTSMKGGFVKSGSPSGNNNSSNKKGTNTHSYNVAQQQKAYDEEIAKTWYTHTKSLSISNPFEEMNNPDEINRTNKHVKTERDDKKILKIVRKKRDENGIIQRQTIFIRDPRVIQGYMKIKEQDKEDVNKLLEEDTSKINNLEELEKQKKLLQLELANLEKSQQRRAARQNSKRNSGATRIENSVDNGGDLAGVTDGKTPKNKSKNTTRRCATCGQIGHIRTNKSCPMYSSKDEPVSPK; encoded by the coding sequence ATGGTAAAGCAGCAGGGATCCAGGAAAACCAACTTGACCAACGAAGATGAAGCATATGAAGCAATTTTTGGCGGAGAGTTTGGCTCTTTAGAGATCGGGTCATACATTGGTGGGGATGAAGGTGCCAATTCAAAGGACTATACGGAACATTTACCGGATGCTGTAGATTTTgaggacgaagatgaacttgctgatgatgatgatgatgatttatCAGAAGAAACGGATGCTAACTTGCATCCAACTATGATGACTATGGGCGCATACGATGATGGAAATGAGAACGGTGCCATACTGGGTATGGACTCAAATAGTTTGAATCTACAACTACCCGAGCTTAATGGTGACTTATCTCAGCAGTTTATTTTGGAGGATGATGGAGGTACTCCTGCAACCAGCAACGCTTTGTTCGTGGGAATGGATGCAAATGAAATTCATCTCGCCACTGAAACAGGTGTTCTTGATGGTAGTGGCGGAAATGAAATTGGGCACTCTCAACTTTCGATTAGCAACGTTAATGCAAATAATATGTCGATAAATGATGGATTTACCATGGAACCAGAGATACCAGATAATAAGCATAAGAAACCTACTAAATTAGACTTGATAAACCACGAGAAGTATCTTCTAAAGAAATACTTTcctgattttgaaaagggtaAGATTTTAAAATGGAACAAGCTGATTTATAGAAGATATGTGCCGTATCATTGGCACAGGGAAACATCTAGAGTGAAGAAACCGTTTATGCCCTTAAActtgaaattcaaagtCCAACAGGATGACAAGAGGGTATTCAACTCAAGGACAACATCTTACGTCGCCCCAATTtatcaaggaaaaaataatttacTCCAAGATAGCTCTTTTGCGTCTCGAAGAGGTTTGATTCATGTTTCCATTGATGAACTTTTCCCTATTAAAGagcaacaaaaaaaaaggaaaattatTCATGATGAAAAGACGATATCCGAAGACTTGCTAATTGCCACTGATGATTGggaccaagaaaaaatcattgatCAGGGTACGTCATCTACAACATCTTTAACAGAGGCTTCTATAACACCTAACTTGAAGTCATCTAGCCGTTATAAGTTGAAGAGCTTGGTTGAAGATGTTGCTGAAGATTGGCAATGGGATGAAGATATGATAATTGATGCCAACTTGAAGGAGTCCAAACATGCTGAATTGAATATGAATGACGAAAAACTGTTACTAATGGTTGAGAACGCGAATAATTTAGCGCAGCAAAAGCGGCAATTGGATAGCAGTAACTTAATACTGCCTATTAATGAAACTATTTTGCAACAAAAGTTCAATTTATCTAATGATGataaatatcaaatcttgaaaaaaacgCATCAAACAAAAGTCCGTTCTACCATATCAAACTTAAATATTCAGCACTCTCAGCCCGCAATTAATTTACAATCTCCATTTTACAAAGTGGCTGTTCCTAGATATCAATTGAGGCATTTCCACCGTGAAAATTTCGGTTCTCACATAAGACCAGGCACTAAAATTGTCTTCAGTAAACTAAAAGCGCGTAAGAGGAAAAGAGATAAGGGTAAAGATGTCAAAGAATCATTTTCTACATCTCAAGATCTAACCATTGGTGATACTGCTCCTGTTTATTTAATGGAATATTCAGAACAAACACCGGTCGCGTTATCTAAATTTGGTATGGCCAACAAATTGATTAATTATTATCGTAAAGCCAATGAACAAGATACCTTAAGGCCCAAGTTGCCTGTTGGTGAAACTCACGTTCTGGGTGTTCAAGATAAATCACCATTTTGGAACTTTGGGTTTGTTGAACCTGGTCATATCGTTCCCACATTATACAATAACATGATTAGGGCACCCGTTTTTAAACATGATATATCAGGAACAGATTTTCTTCTGACAAAAAGTTCGGGTTTTGGTATAAGTAACCGATTTTACTTACGCAATATCAACCACCTTTTTACAGTAGGACAAACTTTTCCTGTCGAGGAGATTCCCGGACCTAACTCAAGAAAGGTTACATCAATGAAAGCTACAAGGTTGAAAATGATTATCTATAGAATTCTGAACCATAACCATAGCAAGGCAATTTCTATTGATCCTATCGCAAAGCATTTTCCCGATCAAGATTATGGACAAAACAGACAAAAAGTAAAGGAATTCATGAAATATCAAAGGGATGGCCCTGAAAAAGGTTTGTGGAGACttaaagatgatgaaaaactGTTAGACAACGAAGCCGTGAAAAGTTTAATCACACCAGAGCAAATCAGTCAAGTTGAATCAATGAGTCAAGGCCTACAATTCCAGGATGATAACGAAGCATATAATTTTGATTCTAAACTAAAATCTCTAGAAGAAAACTTGCTACCATGGAACATcacaaaaaatttcattaacTCTACACAAATGCGAGCCATGATCCAGATACATGGTGTCGGTGATCCAACGGGCTGCGGGGAAGGGTTTTCATTTCTGAAAACGTCAATGAAAGGTGGTTTTGTTAAGTCTGGTTCCCCTTCTGGTAATAACAATAgttcaaacaaaaaaggcACCAATACGCATAGCTACAATGTTGCTCAGCAACAAAAAGCTTACGACGAAGAAATTGCCAAGACCTGGTATACACACACAAAATCGTTGAGTATAAGCAACCCTTTTGAGGAAATGAACAATCCTGACGAGATTAACCGGACTAATAAACATGTTAAGACAGAGAGAGATGATAAGAAAATTCTGAAGATCgttagaaagaaaagagatgAAAACGGTATAATTCAAAGACAGACAATTTTTATAAGAGATCCTAGAGTCATCCAGGGGTACATGAAAATTAAAGAACAGGATAAGGAAGACGTTAACAAATTATTAGAAGAGGACACTTCAAAGATAAATAATTTAGAAGAACTTgagaaacagaaaaaactGTTACAATTAGAATTAGctaatttggaaaaatcaCAGCAGCGTAGAGCAGCAAGACAGAATTCGAAGAGAAATAGCGGTGCCACAAGGATAGAAAACTCGGTGGATAATGGTGGCGACCTTGCCGGTGTAACCGACGGCAAAACAcccaaaaataaaagcaagAACACCACGAGAAGATGCGCTACATGCGGTCAAATTGGGCACATAAGAACAAACAAATCGTGCCCAATGTATAGCAGCAAAGATGAGCCTGTTTCACCGAAGTAG
- the RTT102 gene encoding Rtt102p (Component of both the SWI/SNF and RSC chromatin remodeling complexes~similar to YGR275W) has translation MDPQTLIAKANKVSYYGGSTNKESWRYDWYQPSKVSSSVQQPQQQLRDLENNLEKYPFKYKTWLRNQEDEKNLQRESCEDILDLKEFDRTVRKKLSNPSHIKGDTSNANGVPSANQGDEALSVDDIRGAVGNSEAIPGLSAGVNNDSTKESKDVEMN, from the coding sequence ATGGACCCGCAGACGTTGATTGCCAAGGCCAATAAGGTGTCCTACTATGGCGGCTCTACTAATAAGGAATCCTGGAGGTACGATTGGTATCAACCATCTAAGGTAAGCTCCAGTGTGCAGCAACCACAACAACAGCTGAGGGACTTGGAGAATAATTTGGAGAAATACCCATTCAAGTATAAAACATGGTTGAGGAACCAGGAAGATGAGAAAAATTTACAGAGGGAGAGTTGTGAGGATATATTagatttgaaagaatttgatAGGACAGTACGGAAAAAGTTGTCAAACCCATCGCACATTAAAGGCGATACGAGTAACGCCAATGGCGTTCCTTCTGCTAACCAAGGAGATGAAGCCCTTAGTGTGGATGATATAAGAGGTGCTGTCGGTAATAGTGAAGCCATCCCTGGTTTATCTGCTGGAGTGAACAATGACAGTACGAAGGAGAGTAAAGATGTGGAGATGAATTAA
- the RNH70 gene encoding Rnh70p (3'-5' exoribonuclease~similar to YGR276C) has protein sequence MQVEGPDANFVSGLALGSKKRRLSKASVQEDDHEDVLMEMKKNKKKKKAKPMTCTLQKTAVEKGIGVKDVRDMTQYLLQAENNSPKWIDICNRSSLQKMIVLFIPGLQPNDFENGKNAFNEISDDNFKYVPGEIASKFHTFPVVAPGSKMTLFSPYNSFINVGLSKVEKMNRLKELQKKKKITINDLVLSEQQLVANDYPLDYEDANDADWVQTTEFTHDGSHIFALDCEMCLSEQGLVLTRISLVNFDNEVIYEELVKPDVPIVDYLTRYSGITEEKLALGAKKTLAEVQKDLLKLISRSDILIGHSLQNDLKVMKLKHPLIVDTAIIYHHKAGDPFKPSLKYLSEAFLNKSIQNGEHDSVEDARACLELTKLKILNGLAFGIGINTENLFTKLHRFEVKTMLLNDMIIRDHTEDDSKGQLIRCVEDNETWTHIHENLNKDVKLIVGRLKNLERSRNYNKKPRKGTDSLDAFTVLQSIGQNLTQLYENATPGTMILVMSGTGDTRPWNNLSTELEFIQDKKERLEKRRERECEIVEAIKMARDGVASFIVK, from the coding sequence ATGCAAGTAGAAGGACCTGACGCTAATTTCGTAAGTGGTCTGGCTTTGggatcaaagaaaagaaggttATCCAAGGCTTCTGTTCAAGAAGACGATCATGAAGATGTGCtaatggaaatgaaaaagaataagaagaaaaaaaaggcaaagCCCATGACATGCACATTGCAAAAGACTGCCGTTGAAAAAGGTATCGGTGTAAAGGATGTGAGGGACATGACGCAATACTTGTTACAGGCTGAAAACAACTCTCCCAAATGGATAGATATCTGTAACAGGTCAAGTTTACAAAAAATGATAGTTCTGTTCATTCCAGGTTTACAACCAAATGATTTCGAGAACGGCAAGAACGCCTTTAATGAAATCAGCGATGACAACTTCAAATACGTCCCTGGGGAAATTGCCTCCAAATTCCATACTTTTCCCGTGGTGGCACCAGGTTCCAAGATGACGCTATTTTCACCATACAATTCATTCATTAATGTTGGATTGTCCaaagtggaaaaaatgaatagaTTGAAGGAGttacaaaagaagaaaaaaattactaTTAACGATTTGGTTCTATCCGAACAACAGTTAGTGGCAAACGATTACCCACTGGATTATGAGGACGCCAATGATGCAGACTGGGTACAGACCACTGAGTTTACTCACGATGGCTCGCACATCTTCGCACTGGACTGTGAAATGTGCCTTTCGGAACAGGGTTTGGTTCTGACTAGGATTTCTCTAGTAAATTTTGATAACGAGGTCATCTATGAGGAGTTGGTAAAGCCAGATGTCCCCATAGTGGACTACTTGACACGCTACAGTGGTATAACTGAAGAGAAATTAGCCCTTGGTGCCAAGAAAACATTGGCAGAAGTACAAAAAGATCTACTGAAGTTAATAAGTCGTTCTGATATTTTGATCGGGCATTCGTTACAAAATGACTTAAAGGTCATGAAGTTGAAACACCCATTGATCGTGGATACAGCTATTATATATCACCATAAAGCTGGTGATCCCTTCAAGCCGAGTTTAAAATACTTAAGCGAAGcctttttaaataaaagcaTCCAAAACGGTGAACATGATTCTGTTGAAGATGCAAGGGCTTGTCTCGAATTAACAAAACTTAAAATCTTGAATGGGTTAGCATTTGGGATAGGTATCAATACGGAGAATTTGTTCACTAAATTGCATCGTTTTGAAGTGAAAACCATGCTTCTCAATGATATGATTATTAGAGACCATACCGAGGACGATTCTAAGGGCCAGTTAATCCGTTGTGTTGAAGATAATGAGACATGGACGCACATTCACGAGAACCTAAATAAAGATGTTAAGCTTATTGTGGGGAGATTGAAGAACTTGGAGAGGTCACGTaattataataaaaagCCACGGAAGGGGACTGATTCGTTGGATGCATTCACGGTTCTTCAAAGTATAGGACAAAATCTAACGCAATTATACGAGAATGCTACACCAGGTACCATGATTTTGGTCATGTCAGGTACAGGCGATACAAGACCATGGAACAATCTTTCCACCGAGTTAGAGTTTATTCAAgataagaaagaaagattgGAAAAAAGACGTGAAAGGGAATGTGAAATAGTAGAAGCCATAAAGATGGCTCGAGATGGTGTAGCATCCTTTATTGTAAAATAA
- the CAB4 gene encoding putative pantetheine-phosphate adenylyltransferase (Subunit of the CoA-Synthesizing Protein Complex (CoA-SPC)~similar to YGR277C) — MVEESSRVLIVLPYTPPSATLQRIIGQTIPLLRECQSQLDIVVIPEFKTSFQLDSALGKMYSVTRDVFLSYGMINTGINIIFNNSHFVESNLQWKVVLLPQETTFETWKLELGREQYRSLEHYALHDNIMEEIKGPKDANKFHVTALGGTFDHIHDGHKILLSVSTFITSQRLICGITCDELLHNKKYKELIEPYDTRCRHVHQFIKLLKPDISVELVPLRDVCGPTGKVPEIECLVVSRETVSGAETVNKTRIEKGMSPLAVHVVNVLGGREEDGWSEKLSSTEIRRLLQSSISSN, encoded by the coding sequence ATGGTTGAGGAAAGTTCCAGGGTTCTGATTGTTCTCCCTTATACACCGCCAAGCGCTACTTTACAGAGAATCATAGGACAAACTATTCCGCTCTTGAGGGAATGTCAAAGTCAACTAGACATCGTGGTTATACCTGAATTCAAAACCTCATTCCAGTTGGATTCTGCTCTAGGGAAGATGTACAGTGTCACCAGAGATGTCTTTTTGAGCTATGGGATGATCAATACCGGGATCAACATTATATTCAACAATAGCCATTTCGTCGAGAGTAATTTGCAATGGAAAGTGGTTTTATTGCCACAGGAAACCACGTTCGAGACTTGGAAGCTAGAGCTAGGACGCGAACAATACCGCAGTTTAGAACATTATGCACTACACGATAATATTATGGAGGAGATAAAAGGTCCTAAGGATGCTAATAAATTTCATGTAACCGCATTGGGCGGAACGTTTGACCACATTCACGATGGACATAAGATATTGTTGAGCGTATCTACCTTCATTACGTCACAAAGGTTAATCTGCGGGATTACGTGCGATGAACTCTTGCACAACAAGAAATACAAGGAGTTGATTGAGCCTTATGATACAAGATGTAGACATGTACATCAATTCATCAAGCTATTGAAGCCAGACATCTCCGTAGAACTAGTCCCCTTAAGAGACGTGTGCGGGCCCACCGGGAAAGTACCTGAGATAGAATGTTTAGTTGTGAGCAGGGAAACCGTCAGTGGGGCAGAGACTGTGAATAAGACTAGGATTGAAAAGGGCATGAGCCCATTGGCAGTACATGTAGTTAATGTGCTTGGAGGAAGGGAGGAAGACGGCTGGAGCGAGAAGTTGAGCAGCACAGAAATCAGACGCCTTCTTCAGTCCTCTATTTCCTCGAACTAG
- the CWC22 gene encoding U2-type spliceosomal complex subunit CWC22 (Spliceosome-associated protein that is required for pre-mRNA splicing~similar to YGR278W) — protein sequence MSTSTEQDEDMKIQRENWEMIKSHVSSIISNLTMDNLQESYKGLFQANIVLGRSIVCKNVVDFTLKKQNNRLLPALSALITLLNSDIPEIGETLAKELILTFVKQFNHKDYVSCENILKFLSILFLYDVIHEIVILQILLLLLEKNSLQLVIAVMKTCGWKLAHVSKKTHDMIWEKLRYLLQTQELPRMLRESLEGLFEIRQKNYKSESQALLVLTPTSYTVNTHSYIINDEDEVNEELGNFEKCVNFDEMTNIFNTLRQKLLINNEPDTNEGSNKQLKIHDMTSAADVEFKKKIYLVLKSSLSGDEAAHKLLKLKIANNLKKSVVDIIIKSGLQESTFSKFYSILSERMITFHKSWQTAYNETFEQNYTQDIEDYETDQLRILGKFWGHLISYEFLPMNCLTIIKLTEEESCPQGRIFIKFLFQELVNELGLDELQSRLNSSKLDGMFPLKGDADHIRYSINFFTAIGLGLLTEEMRSRLTIIQEIEDAEEEEKRLKQEEELEKLRKNARESQPSQGPKIHESRLFLQEDTREHSRSRSPLPVARRKRARSRTPPRGPRNCRNRSRTPPARRQRNR from the coding sequence ATGTCTACTTCCACCGAACAGGATGAAGACATGAAAATTCAGAGAGAAAACTGGGAAATGATAAAGTCGCACGTTTCATCTATAATATCCAATTTAACAATGGACAACTTGCAGGAATCTTATAAAGGCTTATTTCAAGCCAATATAGTTCTTGGCCGCAGCATTGTTTGTAAAAATGTTGTGGATTTTACTCTCAAGAAACAGAATAACCGGCTACTTCCTGCTTTATCCGCTTTGATTACTTTGCTAAATTCCGACATTCCAGAGATTGGTGAAACTTTAGCAAAAGAATTAATACTAACGTTCGTGAAGCAATTCAACCACAAAGATTATGTGTCATGTGAAAATATCCTTAAATTTTTGTccattttgtttctttatgATGTGATACATGAAATTGTGATCTTACAGATTCTGTTGCTACTCCTTGAGAAGAATTCCTTGCAACTGGTCATTGCCGTGATGAAAACATGTGGCTGGAAACTGGCACATGTTAGTAAGAAAACACACGATATGATTTGGGAGAAATTAAGATACCTTTTACAAACGCAGGAGTTGCCCAGAATGTTGCGTGAGTCGTTAGAGGGATTGTTTGAAATaaggcaaaaaaattataaatcTGAGTCCCAAGCTCTGCTTGTATTGACCCCAACTAGTTATACAGTTAATACACACTCCTATATTATAaatgatgaggatgaagTCAACGAAGAACttggaaattttgaaaaatgtgtgaattttgatgaaatgaCCAATATATTCAATACGCTACGACAGAAACTCCTGATAAATAATGAACCCGACACAAATGAAGGTAGTAACaagcaattgaaaattcaTGATATGACTTCTGCCGCTGATGTCGAgtttaaaaagaagatttatttggttttgaaaagttcattGTCAGGTGACGAAGCGGCTCACAAATTGTTAAAATTAAAGATTGcaaacaatttgaaaaaaagcgTGGTAGACATAATTATCAAATCCGGTTTACAGGAATCTAcattttctaaattttattctattttatCTGAACGTATGATCACTTTTCACAAAAGTTGGCAGACAGCCTACAATGAAACTTTTGAGCAAAATTACACGCAGGATATCGAAGATTATGAAACCGACCAACTGCGAATCTTGGGTAAGTTTTGGGGACATTTGATATCTTACgaatttcttccaatgaATTGTCTTACAATAATTAAGTTAACTGAGGAGGAATCGTGTCCCCAAGGaagaattttcatcaaatttttatttcaagAGCTCGTTAATGAACTGGGACTAGATGAATTGCAATCAAGGCTGAATTCCAGCAAGCTTGATGGAATGTTCCCGCTGAAAGGAGATGCCGATCATATAAGATACTccataaatttttttacagcCATAGGACTGGGTCTATTGACAGAGGAGATGAGAAGCCGGTTGACAatcattcaagaaattgaggatgcagaggaagaagagaaaaggcTGAAACAGGAGGAGGAACTTGAGAAATTAAGAAAGAATGCTAGAGAGTCACAACCATCACAAGGGCCAAAAATTCACGAATCCAGATTATTTTTACAAGAGGATACCAGGGAACATAGTAGATCGAGATCACCATTGCCAGTGGCGAGAAGAAAACGTGCTAGATCCAGAACTCCACCGAGAGGTCCGAGAAACTGTCGTAACAGATCCAGGACCCCACCTGCAAGAAGGCAACGAAATAGGTGA
- the SCW4 gene encoding putative family 17 glucosidase (Cell wall protein with similarity to glucanases~similar to YGR279C) — protein MRLSNLIASASLLSATALAAPANHGHKDKRAVITTTVQKQTTIIVNGAAPTQVAALEENAVVNSAPAAATSTTSAAAPVATTAASTSDVKSQVSAAASPASSSAAASTLSSSSSQASSSSSSSSEDVSSFASGVRGITYTPYESSGACKSASEVASDLAQLTDFPVIRLYGTDCNQVENVFKAKASNQKVFLGVYYVDQIQDGVDTIKSAVESYGSWDDVTTVSIGNELVNGNQATPSQVGQYIDSGRSALKAAGYTGPVVSVDTFIAVINNPELCDYSDYMAVNAHAYFDKNTVAQDSGKWLLDQIQRVWTACDGKKNVVITESGWPSKGETYGVAVPSKENQKDAVSAITSSCGADTFLFTAFNDYWKADGAYGVEKYWGILSNE, from the coding sequence ATGCGTCTCTCTAACTTAATCGCTTCTGCCTCTCTTTTATCTGCTACTGCTCTTGCTGCTCCTGCTAACCATGGACACAAGGACAAGCGTGCTGTGATCACTACTACCGTTCAAAAACAAACCACCATTATTGTTAACGGTGCCGCTCCAACCCAAGTTGCtgctttggaagaaaatgctGTTGTCAACTCTGCTCCAGCTGCCGCTACCAGTACAACTTCGGCTGCTGCTCCAGTAGCTACCACTGCTGCTTCCACTTCTGATGTCAAGTCGCAAGTTTCTGCTGCCGCATCTCCAGCCTCCAGCTCTGCTGCTGCTTCTACTCtatcttcctcttcctcccaagcttcttcttcttctagctCTTCCAGTGAAGACGTCAGCAGCTTCGCCTCTGGTGTCAGAGGTATCACTTATACCCCATACGAGTCCAGCGGTGCTTGTAAATCCGCCTCTGAAGTAGCTTCCGATTTGGCTCAATTGACTGACTTCCCAGTCATCAGATTGTACGGTACCGACTGTAACCAAGTTGAAAACGTTTTCAAAGCTAAAGCTTCGAaccaaaaagttttcttaGGCGTTTACTACGTTGACCAAATCCAAGATGGTGTTGACACCATCAAGTCCGCTGTTGAATCTTACGGTTCTTGGGACGATGTTACCACTGTTTCCATTGGTAACGAATTGGTTAACGGTAACCAAGCCACCCCATCTCAGGTCGGTCAATACATCGACTCTGGTAGATCTGCCTTGAAGGCTGCCGGCTACACCGGTCCAGTTGTTTCTGTTGATACCTTCATTGCTGTCATCAACAACCCAGAATTGTGTGACTACTCCGACTACATGGCTGTTAATGCCCATGCTTATTTTGACAAGAACACAGTCGCCCAAGACTCCGGTAAATGGTTACTAGACCAAATCCAAAGAGTCTGGACCGCCTGTGATGGTAAGAAGAATGTTGTTATCACTGAGTCTGGTTGGCCATCAAAGGGTGAAACCTACGGTGTTGCCGTCCCATCCaaggaaaatcaaaagGACGCTGTCTCCGCCATCACCAGCTCATGTGGTGCTGATACCTTCTTATTCACTGCCTTCAACGACTACTGGAAGGCCGACGGTGCTTACggtgttgaaaaatactgGGGTATTTTATCCAATGAATAA